Proteins co-encoded in one Aureibacillus halotolerans genomic window:
- a CDS encoding phage tail tube protein, protein MPNFRAQNTIAGKEGRIFIDGNEMGYAKSVEATIGKTKSEVPILGRRMAGHKTTGATGTGTLVLYKVTSTFIRHMLNYLRTGEDLYFTLQFVLDDRSSGRGTERVVLFDCNFDSVELGKINVETEALEESIPFTFEDADLPEALRGTF, encoded by the coding sequence TTGCCGAATTTCAGAGCGCAGAATACTATTGCTGGAAAAGAAGGGCGTATATTCATTGATGGAAATGAAATGGGGTACGCAAAAAGTGTAGAGGCAACGATCGGGAAAACCAAATCAGAAGTGCCGATTCTAGGGCGTCGAATGGCAGGCCATAAAACAACAGGCGCTACAGGCACAGGAACACTGGTCCTTTATAAGGTTACTTCGACTTTTATCAGGCACATGTTGAATTACCTTCGGACTGGTGAAGATTTATACTTTACGCTGCAGTTCGTCCTAGATGATAGGAGCTCTGGAAGAGGAACAGAGCGCGTCGTTTTGTTCGACTGCAACTTTGATAGCGTAGAGCTTGGAAAAATCAATGTAGAAACAGAAGCTCTTGAGGAATCAATTCCTTTCACTTTTGAAGACGCGGACTTACCAGAGGCACTAAGAGGCACTTTCTAA
- a CDS encoding phage tail assembly chaperone produces the protein MSEKQTKSMAYFMKGQSPELPTSKAAVSNRFKDEDGNIIEFEFKAIGTSRVQEIGDMCTNDKGVFDNQRFVSRVAVESTTYPNFKDEDLLKSYGLQDPIEVAEQVLNIVGDFNRWVGQAQKVNGMVDFDELVEEAKN, from the coding sequence ATGAGCGAAAAGCAAACTAAATCAATGGCGTATTTTATGAAAGGGCAGTCTCCTGAACTACCAACATCGAAAGCAGCAGTCTCCAACCGTTTTAAAGATGAGGATGGCAACATTATTGAATTTGAGTTCAAGGCGATTGGAACAAGCCGTGTGCAAGAAATCGGTGACATGTGTACTAATGACAAAGGTGTATTTGATAATCAACGCTTTGTTAGCAGAGTTGCTGTAGAATCCACAACGTATCCCAATTTTAAAGACGAGGACTTGCTTAAAAGTTATGGCTTGCAGGATCCTATTGAGGTTGCTGAGCAGGTCTTAAATATCGTTGGTGATTTCAACCGTTGGGTAGGCCAAGCGCAAAAAGTCAATGGAATGGTTGATTTTGACGAATTGGTGGAAGAGGCAAAAAACTAA